The Geoalkalibacter subterraneus genome contains the following window.
TCTTCAGATAAACAGCGGCGTGACATATCGGCCATCAGTTCCGGATCCTGATCTTCTCGAATTTTTTCCAGGAAAAGCCGCGCCCCTTTGTAACCTTTCCCTTTCTCGATAAAAAGATAGGACGCGTAGGGATTGCGTCCGATATTGTGATAAGTCAACCGCTCCCGCATGATGAAGGCAACGGTGTCTTCATCGATGATGCGAGGGCGGGCATAGACCGCTGAATCGACACGGCCCTCCGCGTCCGCTGTTGAAAGAATCCCGGTTCCTTCCTTCTCATCAAAATACGTACCCAAATCCATGGGATAATCTCCTTCCATTTATGGTGTTGAAGCATTTCCGGATTCATTCAAGGATGTCAACTGAGTGCGAAAAGCGCGCAGTTTGGCCTTGATCAGCCGGGAATTTTCCTTGCCGATGCGAATCATAAGTTTCTGCCCCGCAGAAAGGGCTTCAAGCTCGGGATCGGCAAAACGATATTGAACGACATGTTGTTTAACGGGTATGGGTTCATCAACCTCCGGTGCTTGAATCAGGTGGTCGATGACATCGACAAGACGATCGTTGAAATAGCGATCTGGATAGCCAAGATTCTGGTAAGCCTCCTGAAAAAGGGGATAGAAGTGAACATACCAGTCAACAGCTTTCTGCGTATCGACAGCATCAACCAGTTTGACAAAAGAACGGTAACGCCAGCTGTTTTGAGCCGTTATGTAGCGGATCTCCCCCTGGCCTTCCACTGCAAGGGATCCAGAGGCGGGCTGATAGGGTAGAAGCCGTGGTGGAACCTTTTTGTGTGGCAGCATGTCCACCGTGACAACGATGCGTTTGACGAAATTATCCAAACGGAAAAGTTCGTCCAGCTTCTGTCGTGGGAAAAACCGAGCCAGAATGCTGCGCAGGGCCCCATCGCTATTATTGAGGTCGGGTACTGAGATGTGAAGCTCATCCGGTCCGGGTGGGGAGGGATCTTCCTCGGGTTGAGATGCCTCAGGTTCGACGACCGCAACAGGTGTCGGTTTTCCCGGCGGAGGGTCAGCGGGCGATGGCACTGGTACTGGATAGCGAATATCGGAGGACTTGCTTCCAGGGTCAGGGCTGACGGGGGGTATCTCCTCAGCGGGCAAAATGGTTTCCTGGCTTCTTTTACCAAAATTCCAGGCAAAGTAGCCGCCGCCGGCAGCAATCGCAAAAATCAGGAAGATAAAAATAGATTTTTTCATGAGGCGTCAAAAAATCCCAACTTCGAAAAGGAGAGAAAGGCATATCCCCTATGATTTAGGGCACAAGATTAAGAGTAACTGGAATGTAGGTTTTGGCAAGTTTGCCCTTAGATTTCTCGCGACGGTCAGATAAAGATTTGTTTAAAATGTTCAAAAAAATTCCCAGTTCAAATAAAATGACCGTAAAAACACTTTCTTTGAAAATGGTTTTCAAGACTATTGCCACCCATGCCCTTGCTGAGATATCGTGATAATCATTTTCAAAAAGAGGCATATATGTTTGATAACAAACAGAAACAACAAGACCATGAAGCGAATCCCAGGGCAGGCTTCGTCGGATTGCATTCATTGCCGGTCACATGCCAGCGGTTATGGAAAATTTACGGGTCACCGAAACAAAGCCTCTTGCTCGCCGAGCAATTTGAAAATGCCCGTGCGCAGATGAGGTACTCTTTACTCCAAGGGATGTCACCTCAATCAATATTGAGCTGTAACAATAGATTGGCGGCATGATCTGACTCTGGAATTTAAAATTTTTCGGCCTGTTGCAACCCGACATTCAAAAACCTAAAATACTGAAAATACTTGAATGTCGATCGACATCGGGCGGCGAACGGCTCGATGTCCACTGTTTTAGTGTGTAATTCCTCTTTATAGTATACAACAGAAACCCGAACGTCGTGTTCGTTAGAAAAAAACGCGTATCTATGAAGGAGGAAAAACATGAAACGTTTGACTGCTGTGATTGCCGCTGCTGCATTCCTGGGGGCTGCCGCCCTTGCTTTCGGTGCTGATTCTTACACCTATGAAGCTAAGAATGGCAACGTTACTTTTGACCACAAAGCTCATCAAAAAGCTGCTGGCAAATGTACTGCCTGCCATGAAGGTGGTGTCGGCCCCATTGAAGTCGACAAAGACTACGGCCACA
Protein-coding sequences here:
- a CDS encoding DUF3793 family protein, translated to MFDNKQKQQDHEANPRAGFVGLHSLPVTCQRLWKIYGSPKQSLLLAEQFENARAQMRYSLLQGMSPQSILSCNNRLAA
- a CDS encoding DUF3014 domain-containing protein; translation: MKKSIFIFLIFAIAAGGGYFAWNFGKRSQETILPAEEIPPVSPDPGSKSSDIRYPVPVPSPADPPPGKPTPVAVVEPEASQPEEDPSPPGPDELHISVPDLNNSDGALRSILARFFPRQKLDELFRLDNFVKRIVVTVDMLPHKKVPPRLLPYQPASGSLAVEGQGEIRYITAQNSWRYRSFVKLVDAVDTQKAVDWYVHFYPLFQEAYQNLGYPDRYFNDRLVDVIDHLIQAPEVDEPIPVKQHVVQYRFADPELEALSAGQKLMIRIGKENSRLIKAKLRAFRTQLTSLNESGNASTP
- a CDS encoding pyridoxamine 5'-phosphate oxidase family protein — protein: MDLGTYFDEKEGTGILSTADAEGRVDSAVYARPRIIDEDTVAFIMRERLTYHNIGRNPYASYLFIEKGKGYKGARLFLEKIREDQDPELMADMSRRCLSEEEDREKGPKHIVYFKVEKVLPLIGDQW
- a CDS encoding cytochrome c3 family protein, whose amino-acid sequence is MKRLTAVIAAAAFLGAAALAFGADSYTYEAKNGNVTFDHKAHQKAAGKCTACHEGGVGPIEVDKDYGHSTCKDCHKEMSGPTKCNECHVK